The Breoghania sp. L-A4 sequence CAGCGCCTTGTCGATGCGTGCGACAGGCAGAAATTCGATATCACCGACGAGGATGTCCGCCGCTCCCGCAGGGCCTATTTCGCCAATATCTCCTATCTCGACGACAAGATCGGCGAGGTGCTCACGGCGCTCGACGGCACGCGCCAGAGAGAGGACACGGTGATTCTCTTCGTCTCCGACCACGGCGACATGCTCGGGGCGCGCGGACTGTGGTTCAAGATGAGCTTCTTCGATGGATCCGCCCGCGTGCCCCTGATGATCTGCGCGCCGCAGATGCCCGCGGGCCGCATCGATGCGCCGGTCAGCACCGTGGACGTGACGCCGACGCTGGCCGACATCGCCGGCATCGATCTGGGCGAAATCGCGCCGTGGACGGACGGAGAAACCCTCGTGCCGCTGTCCCAAGGCACGCCGCGCACCGCACCCGTGCGCATGGAGTACGCGGCCGAAGGCTCCATCGCCCCGCTCGTCGCGTTGCGCCGGGATCAATGGAAATACATCCATTGCGAGCTCGACCCGCCGCAGCTCTACGACCTCGACGCTGACCCCGACGAGTTGACCAACCGCGCCGCCGACCCGGCCTGCGCCGAGATCGCGCAAGCGTTCGCCGCCGAGGTCGCGACGCTGTGGAACATGGACGCCTATGACGCGGAGGTGCGCGAGAGCCAGGCCCGGCGGCACATCGTCTATGAGGCGCTGCGCAACGGCACCTTCTACCCGTGGGATTTCGAGCCGCTGCAGCGCGCCTCCGAACGCTACATGCGCAACCACATGGACCTGAACGTGCTGGAAGAAAACCAGCGATTCCCCAGAGGGGAATAACGAGGAGAATGACCATGCGCGACGCGCAGCCCCGGGCCAGCCACTTCATCGACGGCGCCTACGTCGAGGACACCGAAGGCGCTGAAATCGCCTGCATTTATCCCGCGACCGGCGAGACGATCGCAATGCTGCATTCCGCGACGCCGGCGATCATCGACAAGGCGCTTGCCGCGGCGAAGCGCGCCCAGAAGCAATGGGCGGCGCTGGCGCCGGTGGAGCGCGGCCGGGTGTTGCGCCGCGCCGCCGACATCATCCGCGCGCGCAACCAGGAACTGAGCGAACTCGAGACGCTCGACACCGGCAAGCCGATCCAGGAAACGCTTGTGGCCGACGCCACGTCGGGGGCCGATGCGCTGGAGTATTTCGGCGGCATTGCGACGACGCTCACCGGCGAGACCATGCAACTGGGCAGCGATTTCGCCTACACGCTGCGCGAACCGCTCGGCGTCTGCGTCGGCATCGGCGCGTGGAACTATCCCACCCAGATCGCCTGCTGGAAAGCCGCGCCCGCGCTCGCCTGCGGCAACGCCATGGTGTTCAAGCCCTCCGAGATGACGCCGCTTTGCGCCCTGAAGCTGGCCGAGATCCTGATCGAGGCCGGAGCGCCGGCCGGACTGTTCAACGTGGTGCAGGGCTACGGCGATGTTGGCGCGGCGCTGATCAACGACGGCCGGGTGGACAAGGTCTCGCTCACCGGCTCGGTTCCCACCGGCCGCAAGGTCTACAGCGCGGCGGCCCAAGGCATCCGGCACGTCACGATGGAACTTGGCGGCAAGTCGCCACTGATCATCTTCGACGACGCCCACATCGAGAACGCTGTCAGCGCCGCGATCAACGGCAACTTCTATTCAACCGGCCAGATCTGCTCCAACGGCACCCGCGTCTTCGTTCATGAAGGCGTCAAGGCACAGTTCCTGGAACGGCTGGTCGCACGCACGCGCACCGCGATCATTGGCGATCCGATGGATCCGGAAACCCAGGTCGGACCGCTTGTCTCCAAGGCCCAGCGCGACAAGGTCCTGGGCTACGTCGAAAAAGGCAAGGCGGAAGGCGCCGCGTTGCTGATCGGCGGCGGCATTCCCGAGACCCAAAAGGACGCCGGCTTCTACATCGAGCCGACGGTCTTCGACGGCGTCACCGACGACATGGCCATCGCGCGCGAGGAGATATTCGGCCCTGTACTGTCGGTGCTTGCGTTTTCCGACGAGGCTGAGGTGATCGCCCGCGCCAATGCGACGGAATTCGGCCTCGCCGCCGGCGTCTTCACCCGCGATCTGACGCGCGCGCACCGCGTCGTCGCCGCGCTCGAGGCCGGCACCTGCTGGATCAACACCTACAACCTGACGCCCGTCGAGATTCCCTTCGGCGGCGTCAAGGGCTCCGGCGTGGGGCGCGAAAACGCGCGCGCGGCGCTCGACCACTACTCGCAGATCAAGACCGTCTATGTCGCCATGGGCGACGTGGAAGCCGCCTACTGACGAGCGGGCGGCCGTCAGGCCGCCGGCACAGGAGAGGATGCAGCCCCGGACCCTCCGGCAACGCTGCACCGGTATCTGACAGCAAGGCCCAACAGCACGGCCCGTGTGCCGGGCCGGCGAGGAACAAGCGCGTGCAGGCAGATTTTGTCATCATCGGATCCGGCTCGGCCGGCGCGGCCATGGCCGCCCGGCTCAGCGAGGACGGCCGCCATTCGGTCATCGTGCTGGAATTCGGCGGCACCGATTTCGGCCCCTTCATCCAGATGCCGGCGGCGCTCAGCTACCCGATGAACATGCGCCGCTACGACTGGGGCTTCCTGTCCGAGCCGGAACCGGGCCTCGGCGGGCGGCAGCTCGTGTGCCCGCGCGGCAAGGTGGTGGGCGGCTCGTCCTCCATCAACGGCATGGTCTATGTGCGCGGTCACGCGCACGACTACGACCACTGGTCAGAGAGCGGCGCCACAGGCTGGGGCTATGCCGACGTGCTGCCCTACTTCAAACGCATGGAGAACTGGCACGACGGCGGCCACGGCGGCGATCCCGAATGGCGCGGAAAAAACGGTCCGCTGCATGTCACGCGAGGGCCGCGCGAGCATCCGCTGATAAAGACCTTCGTGCAGGCGGGCGCGCAAGCCGGATTCGAACTGACCGACGACTACAATGGCGAAAAGCAGGAGGGCTTCGGCCCGATGGAGCAGACGGTGTGGCGCGGCCGCCGCTGGTCCACCGCCAACGCCTATCTCAAGCCGGCCTTGACGCGCGCGAACCTGCAGTTGATCCGCTGCTTCGCCCGCAAGGTGGTGATCGAGAACGGCCGGGCGACCGGCGTGGAGATCGAGCGCCGCGGCCGCACCGAGGTCGTCAAAGCCAACCGCGAGGTAATCGTCGCCGCCTCGTCGATCAACTCGCCCAAGATCCTCATGCTGTCGGGCGTCGGCCCGGCCGCGCATCTGGCCGAACACGGCATCGCGGTGCATGCCGACCGGCCTGGCGTCGGGCAGAACCTGCAGGATCACCTCGAGCTCTACATCCAGCAGGCCTGCACCCAGCCGATCACGCTCTACAAGCACTGGAACCTGTTCGGAAAGGCGCTCGCGGGCGCGCAATGGCTGCTGTTCAAGAACGGGCTCGGGGCGTCGAACCAGTTCGAAAGCGCCGGCTTCATCCGCTCGCGCGCCGGCATCGACTATCCGGACATCCAGTTCCATTTCCTGCCCATCGCCGTGCGCTACGACGGCCGGGCGGCGGCCGAGGGGCACGGGTTCCAGGCGCACGTGGGGCCGATGCGCTCCGCCTCGCGCGGCGCGGTCTCGCTGCGCTCCGCCGATCCGAAGGAGGATCCGCGCATCTTGTTCAACTACATGTCCGAGGGCAGCGACTGGGCGGATTTCCGCCACTGCATCCGCACCACCCGCGAGATCTTCGCGCAATCCGCGTTCGATCCTTATCGCGGCGCGGAGATCCTGCCCGGAAGCGGCCTGCAAACGGATGACGAACTCGACGACCATATCCGCGAGCACGCGGAAAGCGCCTACCACCCCTGCGGCACCTGCCGCATGGGCCGCGCGGACGATCCCCATGCTGTCGTGGATTCCGAATGCCGGGTGATCGGCGTCGACGGGCTTCGGGTCGCCGACAGCTCGATCTTCCCGCGGATCACCAACGGCAACCTCAACGCGCCGTCGATCATGGTGGGCGAGAAGGCGTCGGATCACATTTTGGGGCGCACGCCGCTTCCCGCCGACAACGCAGAGCCCTGGATCAACCCGCGCTGGCGTGCGTCCGACAGATAGGCTCGACAGCTAACGCACCGCCGCCAGCGCGGGATAGAGCGCCCGGTAACGGCGATAGGCGTCTTCATACGCGCCGCGCAAGGCGCGGGCCGGCTCGATCGTGCACTCGATCGGAGGCGGCGTGCAGACGGTGCGCGGATCTGCGCCCGTCGCCGCGATCAGACCCAGCCGCGCCGCGCCGAACGCGGCCCCGGACTCGCCCTTGGCCGGCAGGTCGACGGACAGATCGAGCGCATTCGCGATCGCCTCGATCCAGCGGTGCGCGCGCGAGCCGCCGCCCACCGCCGTAACCCGCGAGATATCCGTGCCCGCGGCCCGCAGCGCCTCGAGGTTGTCACGCAGGGCAAACGCCACGCCGTCGAGCACGGCGCGCGTCAGCGCCGCGCGATCGTCCTCGTGCGCGAGACCGACGAAGGCCCCGCGGATATCCGCGTCATTGTGCGGCGTGCGCTCGCCTGACAGATAGGGCAGGAACGTGACGCCACCGGGCGCCTGCGGCCCCTCGCCGAACTCCGCCAGCAGCTCGGCGGCCGTGCTGCGGGAGATGCGCGCGAACCAGTCGAGCGCGGAACTTGCCGACAGGATCACCCCCATCTGGTGCCACAGACCCGGCAGGGCGTGGCAGAAGGCGTGCACAGCGCTTTCGGGCGCGGGCAGATACCGCTCGATGGCGGCGAACAGCACGCCCGAGGTGCCCAGCGAGACGAAGGCGGAGCCCGGAGCGATCGTGCCCGCGCCGACGGCGGAGACCGCGTTGTCGCCGCCGCCACCGGCCACGACGACGGAGCCACCCATGCCCCAACGATCGGCGAGCGCGCCGCGCAGCTTGCCCGAGACCTCTGTGCCCTCGACAAGCCGGGGCATCTGGTCGCGGCCCAGTCCCGTCGCCTCCAGCAGATCATCGGACCAGTCGCGCGCGCCCGTGTCGAGCCAACTGGTCCCCGCCGCGTCCGACATATCCGAGACATGCTCGCCCGTCAGCCACAGGCGCAGATAGTCCTTCGGCAGCAGCACCTTGGCAATGCGCGCGAAGAGATCCGGCGCCTGTTCCGCGACCCAGACGAGTTTCGGCGCGGTGAATCCGGGGAACACGATGTTGCCGGAGATGCGGCGAAAGCGCGGATCAGAATCCAGCCGCGCGGCCTGGGCCGCGCTGCGCGTGTCGTTCCACAGGATGCACGGCCGCAGCACCCGGTCGGCCGCGTCCAGCAGGGTTGCACCATGCATCTGGCCGGAAAGCCCGATGCCGCGCACCGCGGCGAGGGCAGAACGATGGTCGCGCGCCAGCGTGTCGAGCGTCTGTTCCAACGCCGATATCCATGCGGCCGGGTCCTGCTCCGACCAGCCGGGATGCGGGCGCGAGACGGCGAGCGGCGCCGTGGCCGTGCCGATCACGCGCTGATCGCCGTCCATCAGCAGGGCCTTGAGGCCGGATGTCCCGAGATCGAGGCCGAGATACATGCTGTGCCCGTTCAGACGTCAGAGGGCGCCGTCGATGTAGCGCTTGAGCACAGCTTCGGTGCCATGCTCCCAAAGGCCGCGCAGCGCGTGTGCGAAGGCGGCGCGGAAGATCTCGTTCTTCGCGACATCCCCATAGACCGCCTCCATCGCCAGCCAGGCGTCGGGATCGTCCTTGGCCCGGCGGGCCGTGGCGACGAGGTCGTCCCAGTTCGGATCGTTCGGCTCGATCACCGCTCCACTTTCGCTCTCGCCGAAACAGTAGCGGCACCACAGGGCGGATTCCAGAGCAAGCCCGGTGACATCGCCCACCGCGGCCAGCCTGTCGGCAATCGTCGGCACGATGAATTTCGGCTGCCGGTTGGAGCCGTCCAGGCACAGGCGGCGGATCGTGTCGCCGATCTTCGGATTGGCGAAGCGCCGCTTCACCTCGCCGAAATACCAGTCGAGGTCCGTGTCGGGCACGGGTGGCACGGCGGGCATGATCTCGTCGCGCTCGATCTTCTCCAGAAAGCCTGCGATGAGCGGATGTTCCATCGCCTCGTGCACGAAGCGAATGTCCAGCAGCCCCGCCGGGTAGGCGATGACCGCGTGGCCGCCGTTGAGAATCCGGATCTTCATGATCTCGAACGGGGTGACGTCGTCGACGAACTGCACGCCGACCTCTTCCAGCGCGGGGCGTCCCGCTGGAAAGCGATCCTCAAGCACCCATTGCTTGAAATCCTCGCAGAACACGGGCCAGGCATCCTCGACGCCGAAATCGTCCCGCATGCTCTGGCGTTCGCGCTCGCCGGTGGCGGGCGTGATGCGGTCCACCATGCCGTTGGGAAAGGCGACGCTCTCAGTGATCCAGCCTGCGAGACCGGGATCGGACAGCCGCGCCGTGCCCGCCACGGCGTTGCGCGCGACGACGCCGTTGTGCGGAATGTTGTCGCACGACATGACGGTAAAAGGTTCGGCTCCCGCGGTCCGCCTGCGCGCAAGCCCCGCCGCGATCAGCCCGAACACTGTTTTCGGCGCGTCCGGCGCCGCGCCATCTGCGACGATCGCCGGATGGGTGGGATCGAAACGGCCTTCCGCGTCGACGAAATAGCCGCCCTCGGTGACGCTCAGGCTGACGATGCGGATGGCCGGATCGCTCAGCGCGTCGAGAATTGCATCCGTGTCCCCGACCGGCAGCATGCCGGTCATCGCGCCGGTCACATGCGCCACACTGTTGTCCGCTGACTGTTCGACCACCGTCGTCAGCCAGTCCTGGCCCTCGAGCGCCGCGCGCATGCGCGCGTCGCCCGGCATCACGCCGGCGCCGAGGATCGCCCAGTCGCGGTCCCGACCGGAGCGGAACAGCGCGTCGAGATAGACCGCCTGGTGCGCGCGATGAAAGTTGCCGACGCCGAAATGCAGAATCCCGGCGGTGAGCGCCGCACGATCGTATGTCGGCACGTCCACACGGGAGGCCAGTGCGGGAAGCGTTGCCATGGAAAGCCGTGTCGTCATGATGGTCCTTGTCGGCCGTCAACTGCCGCACGAAGCCGGGTTCGGTCCCTGGGTTCGGCTGCGATTTCATTCCAATGTTCAGTAACGGGCGCGAGTGCGGCTCCGATCATCACCGGCACCGCGCTCCGCAATCGCTCACGTGTCGCCTTGCGGCTGGCCGTCCGCAGGACATGACGTCAGGACATCGCCAGCCCGTCTGCGCCGAAGTGGTGCAGCTTGTCGCCTTGCGGCGTCAGCCAGACCGTATCGCCGTGGCGAACCGGAAACTCGCCGTCCACGCGGGCGGTCAAGGTGCCGAGATCCCTGGTCTGGACATGCAGGAAGGTATCCGAGCCGAGATGCTCGGAGATGCTGACCTTGCCCTCCCAGGAGCCGCTCTCGGTCGACACCGCGAGATGCTCGGGGCGAATCCCCAGCGTCGCCGCGCCATGCGCCTTGGCTGTCGCGCCCTCAATGAGGTTCATCTTCGGCGAGCCGATGAAGCCCGCGACGAAGACGTTGCGCGGCTGGCTGTAGAGTTCCAGGGGCGTACCGACCTGCTCGATGCGACCGGCGTGCAGCACCACGATCCGGTCCGCCATGGTCATGGCCTCGACCTGGTCGTGGGTGACGTAGATCATCGTCGTCTTGAGGCTGTTGTGCAGCTCGGAAATTTCCAGCCGCATGTTGACCCTGAGCGCCGCGTCGAGGTTCGACAGCGGCTCGTCGAACAAAAAGGCCGAGGGCTCGCGCACGATGGCGCGGCCAATGGCGACGCGCTGGCGCTGGCCGCCGGACAATTGCCCCGGCCGCCTGTCGAGATAATCGGTAAGGTTCAAGACCTGCGCCGCGCCCTCGACCTTGGCGTCGATATCGGCCTTGCTCATCCCCGCCATCTTCAGCGGAAAGGCGATGTTCTTGCGCACCGACATGTGCGGATAGAGCGCGTAGGACTGGAACACCATGGCGAGGCCGCGCCTGGCGGGCGGCACCTCCGTGGCGTTGCGGCCGTCGATCTGGATCTCCCCGGAACTGACGTCCTCAAGCCCGGCGATCAGCCTGAGCAGCGTGGACTTGCCGCAGCCCGACGGGCCGACGAAGACGACGAATTCGCCGTCGTTGATAGTAAGGTCGAGCGGCGGGATGACCTGCACGTGACCGAAGCTCTTGGTGATCTGGTTGAGCACGATGTCGCCCATGTCCGCCTCCTATTTCACAGCGCCGAAGGTCAGCCCGCGCACGAGCTGCTTCTGGCTGAACCAGCCCAGGATGAGTATCGGCGCGATCGCCATGGTCGAGGCGGCCGAAAGCTTGGCGTAAAACAGCCCTTCGGGGCTTGAGTAGCTCGCGATGAACGCGGTCAGGGGCGCCGCCTTCGCCGCGGTCAGATTGAGGGTCCAGAACGCCTCGTTCCACGCCAGGATGATGTTGAGCAGCATCGTCGAGGCGATGCCCGGCACCGCCATCGGCGTCAGCACGTAGAGAATCTCGGCCTTCAGCCCCGCGCCGTCCATCCGCGCGGCTTCCAGGATCTCGCCCGGAATCTCGCGGAAGTAGGTGAACAGCATCCAGATGATGATCGGCAGATTGATCAGCATCAGCACGATCACCAGTCCCGGAAGGCTGTCGAGCAGACCCGTGTCGCGGAAGATCAGGTAGATCGGGATCAGCACGCCGACCGGCGGCAGCATCTTGGTCGACAGCATCCACATCAGGACGTCCTTGGTCCGCTTGCCCGGAACAAAGGCCATGGACCAGGCCGCGGGGATGGCGATAGCCAGCCCCAGCACGGTCGAGCCCAGCGAGATGACGACGGAATTCCAGAAATGCCGGAAGTAATTGGAGCGTTCCTGGACCTCCACGTAGTTCTCCAGCGTCCAGTCGAAGGCGATGAAGGACGGCGGCGAGGCGATGGCCTCGGCCTCGGTCTTAAAGCTCGTCAGAACGGTCCAGAGAATCGGGAAGAAGATCAGGAGGCCGATCGCCCATGCGAGGGCCGTCATGACCGTCTTGCGTTGGTTGGTGACTGCGCGCGCCATGGCTCAGATGTCCAGGTTCTTGCCGATCATCCGCATCAGGAAGATCGCGACAATATTGGCGAGAATGACGGCGACGATGCCGCCAGCGGAACCGCCGCCCACATCGAACTGCAGCAGCGACTGGGTGTAGACCAGATAGGTGATGTTGGTGGTCGCGTAACCCGGGCCGCCGTTGGTGGTAACCAGGATCTCGGCGAAGACCGACAGAAGGAAGATCGTCTGAATCAGCACCACGACCGTGATCGCGCGGGCCAGGTGCGGCAGCATGATGTGGAAGAAGCTGGAGATCGCGCCGGCGCCATCCATCTCCGCCGCCTCGAGCTGCTCACGGTCAAGCGATTGCAGCGCGGTGAGAAGAATGAGCGTCGCGAAAGGCAGCCATTGCCAGGCGACGATGAGGATGATCGACGCCAGCGGCGCGTGGGCGAGAAAGTCGAACGGCTGCAGCCCCAGCCCCTTCGCCATATTGGCGAAGAGCCCGTTGACCGGGTTCATGAACATGTTCTTCCACACCAGCGCGGAGACGGTTGGCATCACGAAGAACGGTGCGATGACCAGGACCCGGACGATGCCCTGCCCCCACATCGGCTGATCGAGCAGGATTGCCAGCAGCACGCCGCCGACAATCGTGATCACCAGGACCCCGCCCACCAGCAGCAGCGTGTTGGCAAGCGCCGCGAAGAAGGCCGGGTCGGTCAGAAAGTAGCTGTAGTTGGCGAAGCCGATGAACGGGTGGTCGCCGGGAATCAGCAGGTTGTAATGCAGGAACGAGAAATAGACCGTCATCGACAGGGGGATGATCATCCAGCCGAGCAGCAGGAGCACTGCGGGCGAGATCATCAGCCGCGCCGCGATACGCGAATGAGCGGTGGCCATGGTCTGACACTCCACGAAGAGGCGGATGGATGAACCGGTCGCACGGGAGACGGTGGCATCGGGCGCCATCCTCGGACGGCGCCCGATGCGGCTGAGCTACTTGATGTAGCCGGCCTTGGTCATCTCGCGCATTGTCAGGCTTTGCGCGCTCTGCAGCGCCTGATCGGCGGTCATGCTGCCGGCGAGCGCGGCGGAGAACATCTGCCCCACCGCAGTGCCGATTCCCTGGAACTCGGGGATCGCCGCGTATTGCACGCCGGTATAGGGCACAGGCTCAACCGTCGGATGGATCGGGTCGGCCGCCTTGATGGACTGCAGCGTCATCTCGGCAAAGGGCGCGGCTTCCTGATACTTGGGGTTCTCATAGAGAGACACACGGGTTCCGGGAGGCACGTTGGCCCAGCCTTCCTTCTCCGCCACCAGCTCGAGGTAGTCCTTGGAGGTTGCCCAGGCGATGAATTCCTTGGCGGCCTCGGCTTTCTGGGTTCCGGCCGGGATGGCCAGCGTCCAGGCCCACAGCCAGTTGGAGCGCTTGCCGAGCCCCTTGTCGGGAGCGAGCGCGAAGCCGACCTTGTCCGCAACCTGGCTGTCCTCGGGATTGGTCACGAAGGACGCCGCGACGGTCGCGTCGATCCACATGCCGCACTTGCCGGTCTGGAACAGCGCCAGGTTCTCGTTGAAGCCGTTCGACGAGGCTCCCGGAGGGCCGGCGTCCTTCATCAGGTCCAGATAGGTGGTCAGCGTGTCCTTCCACGCCTGGGTGTCGAACTGCGGCTTCCAGTCCATGTCGAACCAGCGCGCGCCAAAGGAATTCGCCATGGCGCTCAGAAATGCCATGTTCTCGCCCCAGCCCGCCTTGCCGCGCAGGCAGATGCCGTAGATTTCCTTTTCCTTGTCGGTCACCTTGCGCGCGGCGTCCGCGATGAAGTCCCACGACGGCGCGTCGGGCATCTCCAGGCCCGCGGCCTCAAACAGATCCTTGCGGTACATGACCATCGAGCTTTCGCCGTAGAACGGCGCGGCATAGAGCTTGCCGTCGATGGTCAGCCCGTCACGGATCGCCGGCAGCAGATCATCAACGTCATAGTCGTCGCCGAGACCCTCAAGCGGCACCAGCCAGCCCTGCTTGCCCCAGATCGGCGCCTCGTAGGTGCCGATGGTCATCACGTCGTACTGGCCGCCCTTGGTGGCGATGTCCGTCGTCACGCGCTGACGCAGCACGTTTTCCTCGAGCGTTACCCACTCGAGCTGGATGTCGGGGTGATCCTTGGTGAAATCATCGGTGAGCTTCTGCATGCGGATCATGTCGCCGTTGTTGACGGTGGCGATGGTGATCGTTTCCGCATGCGCCGCCAGGCTCAGGGCGAGCGCCGAGGTCGCGCCGAGTATCCACGACGCATATTTCAAGGGTGTATGTTTCATGGTGTCCTCCCAGTCTGCGGTCTGATGCCGCGCGGTTTCGAAAAATCAGGCTCCGCAACGCGGAACGATTTCTAAGACAGCTTTGAAATCGGAACGCAGCGCCGGACGAGTGGCAGGCAAACACGAACTCCGGCCTGAATGAGCCGGTTATCGATTGCGTCTGACCGCCGTCGCCCGCACCCGCAATATCG is a genomic window containing:
- the betB gene encoding betaine-aldehyde dehydrogenase, with product MRDAQPRASHFIDGAYVEDTEGAEIACIYPATGETIAMLHSATPAIIDKALAAAKRAQKQWAALAPVERGRVLRRAADIIRARNQELSELETLDTGKPIQETLVADATSGADALEYFGGIATTLTGETMQLGSDFAYTLREPLGVCVGIGAWNYPTQIACWKAAPALACGNAMVFKPSEMTPLCALKLAEILIEAGAPAGLFNVVQGYGDVGAALINDGRVDKVSLTGSVPTGRKVYSAAAQGIRHVTMELGGKSPLIIFDDAHIENAVSAAINGNFYSTGQICSNGTRVFVHEGVKAQFLERLVARTRTAIIGDPMDPETQVGPLVSKAQRDKVLGYVEKGKAEGAALLIGGGIPETQKDAGFYIEPTVFDGVTDDMAIAREEIFGPVLSVLAFSDEAEVIARANATEFGLAAGVFTRDLTRAHRVVAALEAGTCWINTYNLTPVEIPFGGVKGSGVGRENARAALDHYSQIKTVYVAMGDVEAAY
- the betA gene encoding choline dehydrogenase: MAARLSEDGRHSVIVLEFGGTDFGPFIQMPAALSYPMNMRRYDWGFLSEPEPGLGGRQLVCPRGKVVGGSSSINGMVYVRGHAHDYDHWSESGATGWGYADVLPYFKRMENWHDGGHGGDPEWRGKNGPLHVTRGPREHPLIKTFVQAGAQAGFELTDDYNGEKQEGFGPMEQTVWRGRRWSTANAYLKPALTRANLQLIRCFARKVVIENGRATGVEIERRGRTEVVKANREVIVAASSINSPKILMLSGVGPAAHLAEHGIAVHADRPGVGQNLQDHLELYIQQACTQPITLYKHWNLFGKALAGAQWLLFKNGLGASNQFESAGFIRSRAGIDYPDIQFHFLPIAVRYDGRAAAEGHGFQAHVGPMRSASRGAVSLRSADPKEDPRILFNYMSEGSDWADFRHCIRTTREIFAQSAFDPYRGAEILPGSGLQTDDELDDHIREHAESAYHPCGTCRMGRADDPHAVVDSECRVIGVDGLRVADSSIFPRITNGNLNAPSIMVGEKASDHILGRTPLPADNAEPWINPRWRASDR
- the xylB gene encoding xylulokinase is translated as MYLGLDLGTSGLKALLMDGDQRVIGTATAPLAVSRPHPGWSEQDPAAWISALEQTLDTLARDHRSALAAVRGIGLSGQMHGATLLDAADRVLRPCILWNDTRSAAQAARLDSDPRFRRISGNIVFPGFTAPKLVWVAEQAPDLFARIAKVLLPKDYLRLWLTGEHVSDMSDAAGTSWLDTGARDWSDDLLEATGLGRDQMPRLVEGTEVSGKLRGALADRWGMGGSVVVAGGGGDNAVSAVGAGTIAPGSAFVSLGTSGVLFAAIERYLPAPESAVHAFCHALPGLWHQMGVILSASSALDWFARISRSTAAELLAEFGEGPQAPGGVTFLPYLSGERTPHNDADIRGAFVGLAHEDDRAALTRAVLDGVAFALRDNLEALRAAGTDISRVTAVGGGSRAHRWIEAIANALDLSVDLPAKGESGAAFGAARLGLIAATGADPRTVCTPPPIECTIEPARALRGAYEDAYRRYRALYPALAAVR
- a CDS encoding mannitol dehydrogenase family protein; protein product: MTTRLSMATLPALASRVDVPTYDRAALTAGILHFGVGNFHRAHQAVYLDALFRSGRDRDWAILGAGVMPGDARMRAALEGQDWLTTVVEQSADNSVAHVTGAMTGMLPVGDTDAILDALSDPAIRIVSLSVTEGGYFVDAEGRFDPTHPAIVADGAAPDAPKTVFGLIAAGLARRRTAGAEPFTVMSCDNIPHNGVVARNAVAGTARLSDPGLAGWITESVAFPNGMVDRITPATGERERQSMRDDFGVEDAWPVFCEDFKQWVLEDRFPAGRPALEEVGVQFVDDVTPFEIMKIRILNGGHAVIAYPAGLLDIRFVHEAMEHPLIAGFLEKIERDEIMPAVPPVPDTDLDWYFGEVKRRFANPKIGDTIRRLCLDGSNRQPKFIVPTIADRLAAVGDVTGLALESALWCRYCFGESESGAVIEPNDPNWDDLVATARRAKDDPDAWLAMEAVYGDVAKNEIFRAAFAHALRGLWEHGTEAVLKRYIDGAL
- a CDS encoding ABC transporter ATP-binding protein, whose translation is MGDIVLNQITKSFGHVQVIPPLDLTINDGEFVVFVGPSGCGKSTLLRLIAGLEDVSSGEIQIDGRNATEVPPARRGLAMVFQSYALYPHMSVRKNIAFPLKMAGMSKADIDAKVEGAAQVLNLTDYLDRRPGQLSGGQRQRVAIGRAIVREPSAFLFDEPLSNLDAALRVNMRLEISELHNSLKTTMIYVTHDQVEAMTMADRIVVLHAGRIEQVGTPLELYSQPRNVFVAGFIGSPKMNLIEGATAKAHGAATLGIRPEHLAVSTESGSWEGKVSISEHLGSDTFLHVQTRDLGTLTARVDGEFPVRHGDTVWLTPQGDKLHHFGADGLAMS
- a CDS encoding carbohydrate ABC transporter permease, coding for MARAVTNQRKTVMTALAWAIGLLIFFPILWTVLTSFKTEAEAIASPPSFIAFDWTLENYVEVQERSNYFRHFWNSVVISLGSTVLGLAIAIPAAWSMAFVPGKRTKDVLMWMLSTKMLPPVGVLIPIYLIFRDTGLLDSLPGLVIVLMLINLPIIIWMLFTYFREIPGEILEAARMDGAGLKAEILYVLTPMAVPGIASTMLLNIILAWNEAFWTLNLTAAKAAPLTAFIASYSSPEGLFYAKLSAASTMAIAPILILGWFSQKQLVRGLTFGAVK
- a CDS encoding sugar ABC transporter permease; amino-acid sequence: MATAHSRIAARLMISPAVLLLLGWMIIPLSMTVYFSFLHYNLLIPGDHPFIGFANYSYFLTDPAFFAALANTLLLVGGVLVITIVGGVLLAILLDQPMWGQGIVRVLVIAPFFVMPTVSALVWKNMFMNPVNGLFANMAKGLGLQPFDFLAHAPLASIILIVAWQWLPFATLILLTALQSLDREQLEAAEMDGAGAISSFFHIMLPHLARAITVVVLIQTIFLLSVFAEILVTTNGGPGYATTNITYLVYTQSLLQFDVGGGSAGGIVAVILANIVAIFLMRMIGKNLDI
- a CDS encoding sugar ABC transporter substrate-binding protein — its product is MKYASWILGATSALALSLAAHAETITIATVNNGDMIRMQKLTDDFTKDHPDIQLEWVTLEENVLRQRVTTDIATKGGQYDVMTIGTYEAPIWGKQGWLVPLEGLGDDYDVDDLLPAIRDGLTIDGKLYAAPFYGESSMVMYRKDLFEAAGLEMPDAPSWDFIADAARKVTDKEKEIYGICLRGKAGWGENMAFLSAMANSFGARWFDMDWKPQFDTQAWKDTLTTYLDLMKDAGPPGASSNGFNENLALFQTGKCGMWIDATVAASFVTNPEDSQVADKVGFALAPDKGLGKRSNWLWAWTLAIPAGTQKAEAAKEFIAWATSKDYLELVAEKEGWANVPPGTRVSLYENPKYQEAAPFAEMTLQSIKAADPIHPTVEPVPYTGVQYAAIPEFQGIGTAVGQMFSAALAGSMTADQALQSAQSLTMREMTKAGYIK